Proteins from a single region of Chloroflexota bacterium:
- a CDS encoding PHP domain-containing protein: MGKADIHIHTTHSDGMASVQQVFDFVENKTALDVIAITDHDMFDGADEARNLAARRNYRFQVLTGMEVTTIEGHLLVLGLDQPVKSLMALDKTIAQVHEQGGIVIAPHPMSWLIRSIGRNGLMRIHRNPHDEVYFDGFETMNPSLAGRVVAQQVREINARVLKLPETGGSDSHIKETIGTAVTNYPGTTAQDLLRAIHNNETSVDGHYWTTEEIKQLARIGPAQMLQSLVKLPAKHVRRALNGKQGK; the protein is encoded by the coding sequence ATGGGTAAAGCCGACATTCACATTCACACAACGCACAGCGATGGGATGGCATCCGTCCAACAAGTATTCGATTTCGTCGAGAATAAAACCGCTCTCGACGTGATTGCCATCACCGATCACGATATGTTCGATGGGGCGGACGAAGCGCGCAATCTTGCCGCGCGGCGCAATTATCGTTTCCAGGTATTGACCGGGATGGAAGTCACGACCATCGAAGGTCACTTGCTCGTCCTGGGTCTCGACCAACCAGTGAAATCGTTGATGGCGCTCGACAAAACCATCGCGCAGGTGCACGAGCAAGGCGGCATCGTCATTGCGCCGCATCCGATGTCGTGGCTCATTCGCTCGATTGGGCGCAACGGCTTGATGCGAATTCATCGCAACCCGCACGACGAAGTGTACTTTGATGGATTCGAAACGATGAACCCGTCGCTTGCCGGACGCGTCGTCGCGCAACAGGTACGCGAGATCAACGCGCGCGTGCTCAAGTTGCCGGAGACCGGCGGCAGCGACTCACACATCAAGGAAACGATTGGCACCGCGGTCACGAATTATCCCGGCACGACCGCGCAAGATTTGTTGCGCGCGATTCACAACAACGAGACGAGCGTGGACGGACATTACTGGACGACTGAAGAAATCAAACAACTCGCGCGTATCGGTCCCGCGCAAATGTTGCAGAGCTTGGTCAAGTTGCCGGCGAAGCATGTTCGGCGCGCGTTAAATGGGAAACAAGGGAAATAA
- a CDS encoding winged helix-turn-helix transcriptional regulator gives MRIETDLRGLKELRDYYRILADGARLRILAQLARRDATVSELARGLRLSQPLVSWHLHRLKQTGLVKTQRNGREVHCSLDRARLDTYARQFDLLIPR, from the coding sequence ATGCGAATCGAAACGGACTTGCGCGGACTAAAAGAATTACGCGACTATTACCGCATCCTGGCGGACGGGGCGCGCCTGCGCATCCTCGCGCAACTGGCGCGGCGCGATGCCACCGTCTCCGAGTTAGCGCGCGGCTTGCGTCTGAGTCAGCCGCTCGTCTCGTGGCATTTGCATCGGCTCAAACAAACCGGGCTGGTCAAGACGCAACGCAATGGGCGCGAAGTCCATTGCTCGCTCGACCGCGCGCGGCTCGACACGTACGCGCGTCAGTTCGATTTACTCATCCCCCGATGA
- a CDS encoding lysophospholipid acyltransferase family protein yields MIVLYWLWRLGMFLIALTPHRVSFWLAGAMGEAAYYAMPLRRRVAEENFARVLGKPAEDPAVQRVARGAFKNFARQLRDVMIYPSMTAAQLDARVTIVSPAHFETALAPGKGAIVVSAHFGNTDLPSAVMAMRFKPFTLVAESLRPAQLMDYLTKIRAARGVHLFPYDSAPRKILQALKRNEMTAFLLDFGVTHHFDITTVPVTFFGASTDFPAGPAQMALLTGAAIIVGHVFVADDAHMYIHTNEPIVVKAIGERRQVMQMTMQQIARQMEVFIREHPEQWYVFRPMWNMDAKRLEQIKNASLSANKS; encoded by the coding sequence GTGATTGTGTTATACTGGTTATGGCGACTCGGGATGTTTTTGATTGCGCTGACCCCGCACCGCGTATCCTTTTGGCTGGCTGGCGCGATGGGCGAAGCGGCGTACTATGCGATGCCACTGCGCCGCCGCGTCGCCGAAGAAAACTTTGCGCGTGTCCTCGGCAAGCCCGCGGAGGATCCCGCCGTGCAACGCGTCGCGCGCGGCGCGTTCAAAAATTTCGCGCGGCAACTGCGTGATGTGATGATCTATCCCAGCATGACTGCCGCCCAGTTGGACGCGCGCGTGACGATTGTCTCACCGGCACATTTCGAAACCGCGCTCGCGCCCGGCAAAGGCGCGATCGTCGTCAGCGCGCACTTTGGCAACACCGATTTACCCAGCGCGGTCATGGCGATGCGATTCAAACCTTTTACGCTCGTCGCCGAATCGTTGCGTCCGGCGCAACTAATGGATTACCTCACCAAGATTCGCGCTGCGCGCGGGGTTCACCTATTTCCCTACGACAGCGCGCCGCGCAAAATCCTCCAGGCACTCAAACGCAACGAGATGACCGCATTCCTCCTCGATTTCGGCGTCACGCATCATTTTGATATCACCACCGTGCCGGTGACGTTCTTCGGCGCATCCACCGATTTTCCCGCCGGTCCCGCCCAGATGGCGCTCCTCACCGGCGCGGCGATTATCGTCGGTCACGTGTTCGTCGCGGACGACGCGCACATGTACATTCACACGAACGAGCCAATCGTGGTCAAGGCGATTGGAGAACGCCGTCAAGTCATGCAAATGACGATGCAACAAATCGCGCGGCAGATGGAAGTGTTCATCCGCGAACATCCCGAACAGTGGTACGTGTTCCGTCCGATGTGGAACATGGACGCCAAGCGTCTCGAACAAATCAAAAATGCGTCGCTCAGCGCGAACAAATCGTGA
- the nfi gene encoding deoxyribonuclease V: MQLPAMPRWDVVPAEAMRIQHDLAARVIERDAVDEARLLAGVDVGFEGEGNRIARAAVVVLRATDLAPVDYAIARVPVAFPYIPGLLAFRELPVIWRALAELQTTPDVIVVDGQGRAHPRRLGIASHLGVLLDVPTIGCAKSILCGKADAPQEARGAWSPLVDRGETIGAALRTRVGASPVYVSVGHRVTLPRAIELVLQCCKSYRLPETTRWAHRVAGGEPIVVQTQERLL, encoded by the coding sequence ATGCAATTACCCGCGATGCCGCGCTGGGATGTGGTCCCGGCGGAAGCGATGCGAATTCAGCACGACCTTGCCGCGCGCGTGATCGAACGCGACGCGGTGGACGAGGCGCGCTTGCTCGCGGGTGTGGATGTCGGATTCGAGGGCGAAGGGAATCGCATCGCGCGCGCGGCGGTCGTCGTTCTGCGCGCGACTGATCTCGCGCCGGTGGATTACGCGATCGCGCGCGTGCCGGTTGCGTTTCCGTACATCCCAGGGTTGCTCGCGTTCCGTGAATTGCCGGTCATCTGGCGCGCGCTCGCCGAGTTGCAGACGACGCCGGATGTGATCGTCGTGGATGGACAGGGACGCGCGCATCCACGTCGCTTGGGCATCGCGTCGCACCTGGGTGTGCTACTCGATGTGCCGACGATTGGTTGCGCGAAATCTATTCTGTGCGGCAAGGCGGACGCGCCGCAAGAGGCGCGCGGCGCGTGGTCGCCGCTCGTGGATCGTGGTGAGACCATCGGCGCGGCGTTGCGTACGCGCGTGGGCGCATCGCCGGTGTACGTGAGCGTGGGGCATCGCGTGACGTTGCCACGCGCGATTGAGTTGGTTCTGCAGTGTTGCAAATCCTATCGTCTGCCCGAAACGACGCGCTGGGCGCATCGCGTCGCGGGCGGCGAGCCCATTGTCGTGCAAACACAAGAGAGATTGCTCTGA
- a CDS encoding NAD-dependent deacylase, which produces MPNDQKILQAARLLIHAKRVVALTGAGISTPSGVPDFRSPGSGLWKRADPMEVASFWGFNAHPDSFYEWFKPLVELIVRAQPNSAHHALAELEAMGKLRAVITQNIDDLHQRAGSKRVLQVHGHLRQATCIRCMYQTDARPLIEEFLARGRAPQCEQCGGPMKPDVVLFGEMLPVRVMFEAEQESRQCDVMIVAGSSLEVAPAGDLPLFAKKQGAQLIVVNRTPTIADAHAQVVLREDVAVALPKIVAAVKK; this is translated from the coding sequence ATGCCAAATGATCAGAAAATTCTTCAAGCCGCGCGGCTACTTATTCACGCCAAGCGCGTCGTCGCGTTGACCGGCGCGGGAATCTCGACGCCGTCGGGTGTGCCGGATTTTCGCAGTCCCGGTTCCGGTTTGTGGAAACGCGCCGACCCGATGGAAGTCGCATCGTTCTGGGGTTTTAACGCGCACCCCGATAGTTTTTACGAATGGTTCAAACCGCTGGTCGAATTGATCGTCCGCGCGCAGCCGAATTCCGCGCACCATGCGCTCGCCGAACTCGAAGCGATGGGAAAACTCCGCGCGGTCATCACACAGAACATTGATGATCTGCATCAACGCGCGGGCAGTAAACGCGTGTTGCAAGTGCACGGTCATTTGCGCCAAGCGACGTGCATTCGTTGCATGTATCAAACCGATGCGCGACCGCTTATCGAAGAATTTCTCGCGCGGGGACGCGCGCCGCAGTGTGAACAGTGCGGCGGACCGATGAAGCCGGACGTGGTGTTGTTCGGCGAAATGTTGCCGGTGCGCGTGATGTTCGAAGCGGAGCAGGAATCGCGGCAGTGCGATGTGATGATCGTGGCAGGGTCGTCGCTAGAGGTCGCGCCCGCCGGCGATTTGCCGCTCTTCGCGAAAAAGCAGGGCGCGCAGCTCATCGTCGTCAACCGAACGCCGACGATTGCGGACGCGCACGCCCAGGTCGTTCTGCGCGAAGA
- a CDS encoding PaaI family thioesterase, which yields MGEKAFQDFYPDTLAHCYGCGRLNEHGHQIKSYWDGDESVCEFMPKSYHTAIPGYVYGGLIASLIDCHGTGTAAAAMYRAENRAMDTEPPFRFVTASLHVDYLRPTPLGVPLVVRGTVKEIKGRKIVIDATLSANGEVCARGQVVAVQMPETFR from the coding sequence ATGGGGGAAAAGGCATTCCAGGATTTCTACCCGGACACTCTTGCACATTGTTACGGTTGCGGTCGTCTGAACGAACACGGGCATCAGATCAAGAGTTATTGGGATGGTGACGAGAGTGTGTGCGAGTTTATGCCCAAGTCGTACCACACCGCGATCCCAGGTTACGTGTACGGCGGACTCATCGCGTCGTTGATTGATTGTCACGGCACGGGCACCGCCGCCGCCGCAATGTATCGCGCCGAGAATCGCGCGATGGACACCGAGCCGCCGTTTCGTTTCGTCACCGCGTCGTTGCACGTAGATTATTTGCGCCCAACGCCGCTGGGCGTGCCGCTCGTCGTGCGCGGAACGGTGAAGGAAATCAAGGGACGCAAGATCGTGATTGACGCGACGCTCTCCGCGAACGGCGAGGTGTGCGCGCGTGGGCAGGTCGTCGCGGTGCAGATGCCGGAAACATTCAGATGA